Proteins encoded within one genomic window of Candidatus Limnocylindrales bacterium:
- a CDS encoding type Z 30S ribosomal protein S14, whose translation MAKKSMIIKSERKPKFTVRGYTRCKQCGRPRSVYRRFKLCRICVRNLALQGLIPGLVKASW comes from the coding sequence GTGGCCAAGAAATCGATGATCATCAAGTCCGAACGGAAGCCCAAGTTCACCGTTCGCGGATACACCCGCTGCAAGCAGTGCGGACGTCCGCGCAGCGTGTACCGGCGCTTCAAGCTCTGCCGCATCTGCGTGCGCAACCTTGCCCTGCAGGGCCTGATTCCCGGGCTCGTCAAGGCGAGCTGGTAA
- the rplE gene encoding 50S ribosomal protein L5: protein MAVEKPTLQRRYEETIRPVLQKEFGMKSVMAIPRLEKIVINVGLGDAVQNPKLIDGAVEQIGRITGQRPVITRSKKAISNFKLRENMPIGVAVTLRRERMYEFLERFIRVALPRVRDFRGLPNKGFDGRGNFSVGLREQIIFPEIDLDKIEKIHGMSVTIVTTARDDAQGRALLTQLGMPFREQTAGKQQQQ, encoded by the coding sequence ATGGCTGTAGAGAAACCGACGCTCCAGCGGCGCTATGAGGAGACAATCCGACCCGTGCTGCAGAAGGAGTTCGGAATGAAGAGCGTGATGGCGATCCCTCGTCTCGAGAAGATCGTCATCAACGTCGGACTCGGCGACGCGGTGCAGAATCCGAAGCTGATCGACGGTGCCGTCGAGCAGATCGGCCGCATCACCGGCCAGCGTCCGGTGATCACGCGTTCGAAGAAGGCGATCTCGAACTTCAAGCTGCGCGAGAACATGCCGATCGGCGTGGCGGTCACGCTGCGGCGCGAGCGCATGTACGAGTTCCTCGAGCGCTTCATCCGCGTGGCCCTGCCGCGCGTACGCGACTTCCGCGGCCTTCCGAACAAGGGCTTCGACGGCCGCGGCAACTTCAGCGTGGGTCTTCGCGAGCAGATCATTTTCCCCGAGATCGACCTCGACAAGATCGAGAAGATTCACGGGATGTCGGTAACGATCGTGACCACGGCGCGTGACGACGCGCAGGGTCGTGCGCTGCTCACGCAGCTCGGGATGCCGTTCCGCGAGCAGACCGCCGGCAAGCAGCAGCAGCAGTAA
- the rplB gene encoding 50S ribosomal protein L2 has product MGVKNFKPTSPGRRFMTGFDFEEVTRTSPEKSLLSPIKKSGGRNTNGRITSRHRGGGHKRRYRIIDFRRMKDGIPGKIATVEYDPNRSARIALLVYADGEKSYIVAPEGSKVGDAIYSGPDSDIKPGNTLPLDRVPVGTTVHSIEIKPGAGGKMARSAGCGAQLVAKEGDYALLRLPSGELRNVRRECRATIGQVGNAQHENIRVGKAGRARWRGVRPQTRGIAMNPVDHPHGGGEGRAKGNHPQTPWGKPTKGARTRHNPRTDKYIVTRRKKK; this is encoded by the coding sequence GTGGGAGTCAAGAATTTCAAACCGACCTCGCCCGGACGCCGTTTCATGACGGGGTTCGACTTCGAGGAGGTCACGCGCACTTCGCCGGAGAAGTCGCTGCTCAGCCCGATCAAGAAGAGCGGCGGCCGCAACACCAACGGACGCATCACGTCGCGCCATCGCGGAGGCGGCCACAAGCGCCGTTACCGCATCATCGACTTCCGCCGCATGAAGGACGGAATCCCGGGCAAGATCGCGACCGTCGAGTACGATCCGAACCGCTCGGCGCGCATCGCGCTGCTCGTCTACGCGGACGGCGAAAAGTCGTACATCGTGGCGCCCGAAGGCTCCAAGGTCGGCGACGCGATCTACTCGGGTCCCGATTCGGACATCAAGCCGGGCAACACGCTGCCGCTCGATCGCGTCCCGGTCGGCACCACGGTGCATTCGATCGAGATCAAGCCCGGCGCCGGCGGCAAGATGGCCCGCAGCGCAGGCTGCGGCGCGCAGCTCGTCGCCAAGGAAGGCGACTACGCGCTGCTTCGACTGCCTTCGGGCGAGCTTCGCAACGTGCGTCGCGAGTGCCGTGCGACGATCGGCCAGGTCGGCAACGCGCAGCACGAGAACATCCGCGTCGGCAAGGCCGGTCGTGCGCGCTGGAGAGGCGTTCGCCCGCAGACTCGCGGCATCGCGATGAACCCGGTCGATCATCCGCATGGCGGCGGCGAAGGCCGCGCCAAGGGCAATCATCCGCAGACCCCGTGGGGCAAGCCGACCAAGGGCGCCCGCACCCGTCACAATCCGCGCACTGACAAGTACATCGTCACGCGCCGGAAGAAGAAGTAA
- the rplX gene encoding 50S ribosomal protein L24, translating into MAKANIRKGDTVIVIAGKDRGKTGKVVKVIAEDSKLVVERIAVVKKHMKPRGNNPGGISEIEKPIHVSNVMLLCPNVHKPTRVGRKQLDGGKRVRVSRVSGEVIDAR; encoded by the coding sequence ATGGCAAAAGCCAACATTAGAAAAGGCGACACCGTCATCGTCATCGCCGGCAAGGATCGCGGCAAGACCGGCAAGGTCGTCAAGGTGATCGCCGAGGACAGCAAGCTCGTCGTCGAGCGCATCGCCGTCGTCAAGAAGCACATGAAGCCGCGCGGCAACAATCCGGGCGGAATCTCGGAGATCGAAAAGCCCATTCACGTGTCCAACGTGATGCTGCTGTGCCCGAACGTGCACAAGCCGACGCGGGTCGGCCGCAAGCAGCTCGACGGCGGCAAGCGAGTCCGGGTAAGCCGCGTCAGCGGCGAAGTCATCGACGCGCGCTGA
- the rplC gene encoding 50S ribosomal protein L3 — translation MLGLVGKKIGMTQRFVEGGNLVPVTVIETGPCTVVQVRTTGTDGYEALQVGFGTRREKNLSKAVRGHMNKGGRATFASLLEFRLREPGEYQVGQEIRLADLFKVGDQVDVSGTSKGKGFQGVMKRHNFGGHRATHGTHESFRGPGSIGCRSYPGRVFKGKRMDGHMGAETCTTQNLRIVEVRADENLLMVKGAIPGAPGSQVVVKPAVKRQRTQKRVIVAAQ, via the coding sequence ATGCTCGGCCTCGTTGGCAAGAAAATCGGAATGACCCAGCGCTTTGTCGAAGGCGGCAACCTGGTTCCGGTCACGGTGATCGAAACCGGTCCGTGCACCGTCGTGCAGGTGCGCACCACCGGCACCGACGGCTACGAAGCGCTGCAGGTCGGATTCGGAACGCGCCGCGAAAAGAACCTGTCGAAGGCGGTTCGCGGCCACATGAACAAGGGCGGGCGCGCGACATTTGCCTCGCTCCTCGAGTTCCGTCTGCGCGAGCCTGGCGAGTACCAGGTCGGCCAGGAGATCCGTCTCGCCGACCTCTTCAAGGTCGGCGACCAGGTCGACGTGTCCGGCACGAGCAAGGGCAAGGGCTTCCAGGGCGTCATGAAGCGCCACAACTTCGGCGGACACCGCGCCACGCACGGTACGCACGAGTCGTTCCGCGGACCGGGCTCGATCGGCTGCCGCTCGTATCCGGGTCGCGTGTTCAAGGGCAAGCGCATGGACGGCCACATGGGCGCCGAGACCTGCACGACGCAGAACCTTCGCATCGTCGAAGTCCGTGCCGACGAGAACCTTCTGATGGTCAAGGGCGCGATTCCGGGAGCACCCGGCTCGCAGGTCGTCGTCAAGCCCGCCGTCAAGCGCCAGCGCACGCAGAAGCGCGTGATCGTCGCCGCCCAGTAA
- the rplP gene encoding 50S ribosomal protein L16: MLQPKKTKFRKMHKMKGRNKGLAYTGNTLEFGDFGLMSTAWGRLTARQIEAARIAITRHIKRGGRVWIRIFPDLPITKKPAEVRMGKGKGSPEAWVCPVQPGRVLFEMEGVEVELAKEAMRLAAHKLPVSTRFCQREDAHHAAQ; this comes from the coding sequence ATGCTGCAGCCGAAAAAGACCAAATTTCGCAAGATGCACAAGATGAAGGGCCGCAACAAGGGGCTTGCCTACACGGGCAATACCCTGGAGTTCGGCGACTTCGGCTTGATGTCCACTGCCTGGGGTCGTCTGACCGCACGGCAGATCGAAGCGGCCCGAATTGCGATCACGCGCCACATCAAGCGCGGCGGCCGCGTGTGGATCCGCATTTTCCCGGACCTTCCGATCACCAAGAAGCCGGCCGAAGTGCGCATGGGAAAAGGCAAGGGCTCGCCCGAAGCCTGGGTGTGCCCGGTTCAGCCCGGCCGCGTGCTGTTCGAGATGGAAGGCGTCGAGGTCGAGCTGGCCAAGGAAGCGATGCGCCTTGCGGCCCACAAGCTGCCGGTCTCGACCCGCTTCTGCCAGAGAGAGGATGCGCATCATGCAGCCCAGTGA
- the rpsE gene encoding 30S ribosomal protein S5, with the protein MARRDSQQGQAADSEFKERVVHINRVAKVVKGGRRFSFSALVVVGDGGGRVGYGVGKAKEVPEAIRKAVERARKGMVRVWMAKGTIPYAVQGEFGAGSVFLRPASDGTGVIAGGGIRAVVELAGIQNVLTKCLGSHNPHNMVKATMAALAQLEDPQNIASRRGKDLAQLTH; encoded by the coding sequence GTGGCACGACGCGATTCTCAGCAAGGACAAGCCGCCGACTCCGAATTCAAGGAGAGGGTGGTGCACATCAACCGTGTGGCCAAGGTCGTCAAGGGCGGCCGGCGCTTCAGCTTCAGTGCGCTCGTCGTCGTCGGTGACGGCGGCGGACGTGTCGGCTACGGCGTCGGCAAGGCAAAGGAAGTGCCCGAGGCGATCCGCAAGGCGGTCGAGCGCGCACGCAAGGGCATGGTCCGCGTGTGGATGGCCAAGGGAACGATTCCTTACGCCGTGCAGGGCGAGTTCGGCGCCGGCAGCGTCTTCCTTCGTCCCGCTTCGGACGGTACCGGCGTGATCGCCGGCGGTGGAATCCGTGCGGTCGTCGAGCTGGCCGGCATCCAGAACGTGCTTACGAAGTGCCTCGGCTCGCACAACCCGCACAACATGGTCAAGGCGACGATGGCGGCGCTCGCGCAGCTCGAAGATCCGCAGAACATCGCGTCACGACGCGGCAAAGACCTCGCGCAGCTCACGCACTGA
- the rpsS gene encoding 30S ribosomal protein S19: MPRSVKKGPFVDASVLKKISNQSVDDRRPIKTWSRRSTIVPEMIGYTFSVHNGRRFMPIYINENMVGHKLGEFSPTRTFQAHSGARKTESKK, from the coding sequence GTGCCGAGGTCAGTAAAGAAAGGCCCCTTCGTGGACGCCAGCGTGCTCAAGAAGATTTCCAATCAGAGCGTGGACGATCGCCGTCCGATCAAGACGTGGTCGCGGCGCTCGACGATCGTTCCGGAAATGATCGGCTATACGTTCTCGGTGCACAACGGCCGGCGTTTCATGCCGATCTACATCAACGAGAACATGGTCGGCCACAAGCTCGGCGAATTCTCGCCGACGCGCACGTTCCAGGCGCATTCCGGTGCCCGCAAGACCGAGTCGAAGAAGTAG
- the rpsC gene encoding 30S ribosomal protein S3, translating to MGQKTHPRGFRLGVTETWDSRWFAGKTYADLLQQDLAIRKFLKKRLSHAGVPRIEIERAAKNVRVHIHTARPGIVIGKKGAEIEKLKQDIVKLAGKDSFVEIHEIRRPDLDAQLVAENIALQLERRVMFRRAMKEAVARAMRMGGQGIRVQCGGRLGGHEIARTEWYREGQVPLHTLRADVHYGTAEARTTFGVIGVKVWVYRGDGTVRLQDERKDRRQEAM from the coding sequence GTGGGACAGAAAACACATCCAAGAGGCTTCCGCCTCGGCGTGACCGAAACGTGGGACTCGCGCTGGTTCGCCGGCAAGACCTACGCCGACCTGCTCCAGCAGGATCTCGCCATCCGCAAGTTCCTGAAGAAGCGCCTCTCGCACGCCGGCGTGCCGCGCATCGAGATCGAGCGCGCCGCCAAGAACGTGCGGGTGCACATCCACACCGCGCGTCCGGGCATCGTGATCGGCAAGAAAGGCGCCGAGATCGAGAAGCTCAAGCAGGACATCGTCAAGCTCGCGGGCAAGGACAGTTTCGTCGAGATCCACGAGATCCGCCGTCCCGACCTCGACGCGCAGCTCGTCGCCGAGAACATCGCGCTCCAGCTCGAGCGCCGCGTGATGTTCCGCCGCGCCATGAAGGAAGCCGTCGCGCGCGCCATGCGCATGGGCGGCCAGGGAATCCGCGTGCAGTGCGGCGGCCGCCTCGGCGGACACGAGATCGCCCGCACCGAGTGGTACCGCGAAGGCCAGGTTCCGCTGCACACGCTGCGTGCGGACGTGCATTACGGCACGGCCGAAGCGCGTACGACGTTCGGCGTCATCGGCGTCAAGGTCTGGGTGTATCGCGGTGACGGCACCGTGCGGCTCCAGGACGAGCGCAAAGATCGGCGCCAGGAAGCAATGTAG
- the rplD gene encoding 50S ribosomal protein L4 has protein sequence METPVVNRNNQSVGNVTLPAAFDTRVNDAVLFDQVLAQLASRRAGTSATKTRAFVRGGGKKPFKQKGTGRARAGSNRSPIWRGGATIFGPQPRSYAYRLPASTRRNALASALAQKARDGEMKVVDKIELAQPKTRELLALLAGLAVADSTLVVIGIRDRNIELAGRNLPRVLVLPVEGLNVYDILRHKNLVVAQDALALIEERLG, from the coding sequence ATGGAAACGCCCGTCGTCAATCGCAACAACCAGTCCGTCGGCAACGTCACGTTGCCTGCGGCCTTCGACACCCGTGTCAACGACGCGGTGCTGTTCGACCAGGTGCTCGCGCAGCTGGCGTCGCGCCGTGCCGGAACGAGCGCCACCAAGACGCGCGCGTTCGTCCGCGGCGGCGGCAAGAAGCCGTTCAAGCAGAAGGGCACCGGCCGCGCACGCGCCGGCTCCAATCGCTCGCCGATCTGGAGAGGCGGCGCGACGATCTTCGGACCGCAGCCGCGCTCGTACGCGTACCGCCTGCCGGCGTCGACCCGTCGCAACGCGCTCGCGAGCGCGCTCGCGCAGAAGGCCCGCGACGGTGAAATGAAGGTCGTCGACAAGATCGAGCTCGCGCAGCCGAAGACCAGAGAGTTGCTCGCGCTGCTGGCCGGGCTCGCGGTGGCCGACAGCACGCTGGTCGTGATCGGCATCCGCGATCGCAACATCGAGCTGGCCGGCCGCAACCTGCCGCGCGTGCTCGTGCTGCCGGTCGAAGGCCTCAACGTGTACGACATCCTGCGGCACAAGAACCTCGTCGTCGCACAGGATGCGCTGGCGCTGATCGAGGAGAGGCTCGGCTGA
- the rplN gene encoding 50S ribosomal protein L14, protein MIGQEAVVDVADNSGARRLLCIRVLGGTGRRYARIGDVIVGSVKEATPGGKITKGQVVKAVIVRTTRETRRPDGSYIRFDTNSAVILDNQGEPIGTRIFGPVARELRAKKFMKIISLAPEVL, encoded by the coding sequence ATGATCGGCCAGGAAGCCGTAGTCGATGTTGCCGACAATTCCGGCGCTCGCCGGCTGCTGTGCATCCGCGTGCTCGGAGGCACGGGCCGCCGCTATGCGCGCATCGGCGACGTGATCGTCGGCAGCGTCAAGGAAGCGACGCCCGGCGGAAAGATCACCAAGGGTCAGGTCGTCAAGGCCGTCATCGTGCGGACGACGCGCGAGACGCGCCGGCCGGACGGATCGTACATCCGCTTCGACACGAACTCGGCGGTGATCCTCGACAACCAGGGCGAGCCGATCGGAACCCGCATCTTCGGACCGGTCGCCCGCGAGCTGCGCGCGAAGAAGTTCATGAAGATCATCTCGCTCGCGCCGGAGGTTCTCTGA
- the rplF gene encoding 50S ribosomal protein L6 — MSRLGKVPLPVPKGVNVTVAGDVLRAKGPLGEMAVAMDPAAPVKIDSNGVLVTRVADGRHERARQGLVRRMVSNAMTGVSTGFTRKLEITGVGYRADARGQEVHLTLGFSHPIVYQLPPGVKASVEKQVSITLTGPDRQVVGEVAAGIRKLRPPEPYKGKGVRYGDEHVRRKAGKAGKAGGK; from the coding sequence GTGTCACGGCTCGGTAAAGTTCCTCTTCCCGTTCCGAAGGGCGTCAACGTGACGGTCGCGGGCGACGTACTGCGCGCCAAGGGTCCGCTCGGCGAGATGGCCGTGGCGATGGATCCCGCAGCGCCCGTCAAGATCGATTCGAATGGCGTGCTCGTCACGCGTGTCGCCGACGGCCGTCATGAGCGCGCGCGCCAGGGCCTGGTCCGGCGCATGGTCTCGAACGCGATGACCGGCGTCTCGACCGGGTTTACGCGCAAGCTCGAGATCACCGGCGTCGGATACCGCGCCGATGCACGCGGCCAGGAAGTGCACCTGACGCTCGGGTTCTCGCATCCGATCGTCTACCAGCTTCCACCGGGCGTGAAGGCGAGCGTCGAGAAGCAGGTGTCGATCACGCTGACCGGACCCGACCGCCAGGTCGTCGGCGAAGTCGCAGCCGGAATTCGCAAGCTCCGTCCACCCGAGCCGTACAAGGGCAAGGGTGTCCGTTACGGAGATGAACACGTCCGCCGCAAGGCCGGAAAAGCCGGCAAAGCCGGCGGTAAATAG
- the rplO gene encoding 50S ribosomal protein L15 yields the protein MKPAPGSRTKRKRLGRGTGSGLGKTSGKGHKGLLARSGGNNSPGFEGGQMPLARRLPKFGFKNPSRVPFQVINVGELASRFEPGETIDRESLQARGLAIRALPIKILGNGTIDRALTVRADAFSASAKAAIEKAGGTADTIAELAESGD from the coding sequence ATGAAACCCGCACCGGGCTCGCGCACCAAGAGGAAGCGCCTCGGACGCGGCACCGGCTCCGGCCTCGGCAAGACGTCCGGCAAGGGCCACAAGGGCCTGCTCGCCCGATCGGGCGGCAACAACTCGCCCGGATTCGAAGGCGGACAGATGCCGCTCGCGCGCCGTCTTCCGAAGTTCGGCTTCAAGAACCCGAGCCGCGTACCGTTCCAGGTGATCAACGTCGGCGAGCTCGCCTCGCGCTTCGAGCCCGGCGAGACGATCGACCGCGAGTCGCTGCAGGCACGCGGCCTCGCAATCCGCGCGCTGCCGATCAAGATCCTCGGAAACGGCACGATCGACCGCGCGCTGACCGTTCGCGCGGACGCGTTCTCGGCTTCGGCAAAGGCTGCGATCGAAAAGGCCGGCGGCACCGCCGACACGATCGCCGAGCTCGCCGAGAGCGGAGACTGA
- the rpmC gene encoding 50S ribosomal protein L29, with the protein MRIMQPSDVRKMGADELGKKAGELRDRVARLTLKRNARRLDKPSELIAARRDLARVLTIQNEKGGATVKAVKPAKAAAPAKATKQQAKPVKKDKKK; encoded by the coding sequence ATGCGCATCATGCAGCCCAGTGACGTTCGCAAGATGGGCGCCGACGAGCTCGGCAAGAAAGCAGGCGAGCTGCGCGACCGGGTCGCGCGCCTGACGCTCAAGCGCAACGCGCGCCGGCTGGATAAGCCGTCGGAGCTGATTGCTGCGCGTCGCGATCTCGCGCGGGTGCTCACGATCCAGAACGAGAAGGGCGGCGCAACGGTCAAGGCCGTCAAGCCTGCGAAGGCCGCCGCGCCGGCCAAGGCCACGAAGCAACAGGCGAAGCCGGTTAAGAAGGACAAGAAGAAATGA
- the rpmD gene encoding 50S ribosomal protein L30: protein MADKMVRLTLVGSYRGCTERQRATLRGLGLTRVGRTVVLRESAPVAGMITKVQHLVKVEG from the coding sequence GTGGCGGACAAGATGGTAAGGCTCACGCTCGTCGGCAGCTATCGCGGGTGCACCGAGCGCCAGCGCGCAACGCTGCGCGGTCTCGGACTTACGCGCGTCGGGCGCACGGTCGTCCTGCGCGAATCCGCGCCCGTTGCCGGCATGATCACCAAGGTGCAGCACCTGGTGAAGGTAGAGGGCTAA
- the rpsQ gene encoding 30S ribosomal protein S17: MSDTQETTATPDRARAKTREGIVVSNKMDKTAVVSVARRVRHGKYMKTVVRHKHYMVHDEQNECRPGDRVVIAETRPMSRLKRWRLQRVLEKAVQITVGVKDVEGVPS; the protein is encoded by the coding sequence ATGAGCGACACGCAGGAAACCACTGCGACGCCGGACAGAGCGCGCGCGAAAACGCGCGAAGGCATCGTCGTCAGCAACAAGATGGACAAGACCGCGGTCGTCTCGGTGGCCCGACGTGTCCGTCACGGCAAGTACATGAAGACCGTCGTGCGTCACAAGCACTACATGGTCCACGACGAGCAGAACGAGTGCCGTCCCGGTGACCGCGTCGTGATCGCCGAGACGCGTCCGATGAGCCGCCTCAAACGCTGGAGGCTCCAGCGCGTTCTCGAGAAGGCCGTCCAGATCACCGTCGGGGTGAAGGACGTCGAGGGAGTGCCGTCATGA
- the rplW gene encoding 50S ribosomal protein L23, with translation MANPLQILKSPLITEKGTLVAEHNQVIFRVPRSATKHEIRSAVEALFSVKVSAVRTSNLLGKKKRAGKILGTRPAWKKAYVTLANGQAVDLLEKI, from the coding sequence ATGGCAAATCCGCTGCAAATCCTGAAGTCGCCGCTGATCACCGAAAAGGGAACGCTCGTCGCCGAGCACAACCAGGTGATCTTCCGCGTTCCGCGCAGCGCGACGAAGCACGAGATCCGCAGTGCCGTCGAAGCGCTGTTTTCCGTCAAGGTTTCGGCCGTGCGCACCTCGAACCTGCTCGGCAAGAAGAAGCGCGCCGGCAAGATCCTCGGCACGCGGCCGGCCTGGAAGAAAGCCTACGTGACGTTGGCGAACGGGCAGGCCGTCGACCTGCTCGAGAAGATTTAG
- the rplR gene encoding 50S ribosomal protein L18, whose amino-acid sequence MDISREKRISRGHRHVRVRKKVRGTPGRPRLAVFRSNRYLYVQVISDDTGHTLAAASTLGTKGNLGAAQQLGRDIAERCKQLSIAEVVFDRGGYKYHGRVRAIADAAREAGLKF is encoded by the coding sequence ATGGATATTTCGAGAGAGAAACGCATCAGTCGCGGACACCGTCACGTTCGCGTTCGCAAGAAGGTTCGTGGAACCCCGGGACGTCCGCGTCTCGCCGTCTTCCGTTCGAATCGTTACCTGTACGTGCAGGTGATCTCGGACGACACCGGTCACACGCTGGCCGCGGCTTCCACGCTCGGCACCAAGGGCAACCTCGGCGCCGCGCAGCAGCTCGGCCGCGACATCGCCGAACGTTGCAAGCAGCTCTCCATCGCCGAGGTCGTCTTCGACCGCGGCGGCTACAAGTACCACGGGCGCGTGCGAGCGATCGCCGACGCAGCCCGCGAAGCCGGCCTCAAGTTCTGA
- the rplV gene encoding 50S ribosomal protein L22 — MEVKAIARYQSISPRKCRLVADMVRGQGVEDALAVLDFTHKKAARFVAKTVRSAVANAENNNNLDVDSLFIKTIMVDPGPTSGRFRPRAQGRATAIRKRTSHITVVVDSRN; from the coding sequence ATGGAAGTGAAGGCCATCGCCCGTTACCAGAGCATCTCCCCGCGCAAGTGCCGGCTCGTCGCCGACATGGTGCGCGGCCAGGGTGTCGAGGACGCTCTCGCGGTCCTCGATTTCACGCACAAGAAGGCGGCGCGCTTCGTCGCCAAGACGGTGCGCTCGGCCGTCGCGAACGCAGAGAACAACAACAACCTCGACGTCGATTCGCTCTTCATCAAGACGATCATGGTCGATCCCGGGCCGACATCCGGACGCTTCCGTCCGCGTGCACAGGGCCGCGCAACAGCTATCCGCAAGCGAACCAGCCACATCACCGTGGTTGTGGATTCGCGCAACTAA
- the rpsJ gene encoding 30S ribosomal protein S10, whose product MMSERIRIRLKAYDHRVLDQSVRDIVDAVRRTGGRVAGPVPMPTRIERFTVNRSPHVDKKSREQFEIRTHKRLLDILEPTQQTIDSLGKLDLPAGVDVEIKLH is encoded by the coding sequence ATGATGTCCGAACGCATTCGCATTCGCCTCAAGGCCTACGACCATCGTGTACTCGACCAGTCGGTGCGCGATATCGTCGACGCGGTTCGCCGCACCGGCGGCCGTGTCGCCGGCCCCGTCCCCATGCCGACCCGTATCGAGCGTTTCACCGTGAACCGCTCGCCGCACGTCGACAAGAAGTCGCGTGAGCAGTTCGAGATCCGCACTCACAAGCGGCTCCTCGATATTCTCGAGCCCACGCAGCAGACGATCGATTCGCTCGGCAAGCTCGACCTGCCCGCCGGCGTCGACGTCGAAATCAAGCTGCACTGA
- the rpsH gene encoding 30S ribosomal protein S8 — translation MMTDPIADLLTRIRNACSGRRDQITLPHSRTKEAIARLLCDEGYLREVEVTGEGPKRSIVIHIRYGEGGDPVLTGIRRVSRPGLRRYSSSADAPRVRAGLGVSILSTPVGLLSDREARRRHVGGEVICEVW, via the coding sequence ATGATGACCGATCCGATCGCCGATCTTCTCACCCGCATCCGCAACGCGTGCAGCGGGCGGCGCGACCAGATCACGCTTCCGCACTCGCGCACCAAGGAAGCCATCGCGCGCCTTCTGTGCGACGAGGGCTATCTTCGCGAAGTCGAAGTCACCGGCGAGGGCCCGAAGAGATCCATCGTGATCCACATTCGCTACGGCGAAGGCGGTGACCCCGTGCTGACCGGCATCCGCCGCGTGAGCCGGCCGGGCCTTCGTCGCTATTCATCGTCGGCCGATGCGCCGCGCGTTCGCGCCGGCCTCGGTGTGAGCATTCTCAGCACTCCGGTCGGGCTCCTGTCCGATCGCGAAGCGCGCCGTCGCCACGTTGGCGGCGAGGTAATCTGCGAGGTCTGGTAA